aaattacttttagaattatttatttttaacgaaataaaattaaagcttTAAAAAGAGGGAGGGTTTGATGACATTATCCTAAAGTCCAGTCTTGAATCAAGAAATAGCCCAAACGTGTGAGCCagtcttcctccttccttcagcTCTTCTTTAGGGTTTCGAATCGGTTTTCTTCCGCCCCTGAACTCACGTCTCCGGCCACCCAGATCGCCGGCGATCGCAGGCCGACGACCGATTACGGTAACCCTGCTCTTGTTCTGTCGCTGTATCTCTTCCTTAGGCTGCTCCATTTTGGTCCACAGGTTAGGTCAGGTTGAATTGAGTTCTTGTTCTGTCGCTTGCTAGGTTAGATGCGAGACTGCTCTGtttttcttgctcttgcttGTTGGGTCGCTCATTTTTTGGATGGGATTCGCGGGGACATGCTTGGTGGCCCGGATTCTTCGCGGGCTTTTCTggattcttttttcttgaaagtttCGTGATATTATTCTTGCTGAATCTTTCGTCTCGCGACTTGGCTCAGGTGACTGCCACAATGAACTATAGATGGCGCAATTCGAGCGCTCAGGACGCGGGCCCggatgagggagagaaagtAAGTGAGATGGTTTGTGAATGTTTTTAGTGCCTGTTTAGGAAGGAGTTGGTTCCACTTTCTTGAGCTTCTTGAAGTGGATTCGTGCCGGATGTATAGGCAGTTCATGTGTTGGGTGTGTGCTGACGATGTGGGTTACTTGCCAGGATGCTGTCGATTATGATTTTAGAGAGGACTTTCGGCTGCCGATCAATCACCGGCCGACTGAGAATGTCGATCTGGATGATGTGGAACAGGCATCCCTGGACACGCATCTCTCGTCATCTAATATTGGTTTTAGGCTTCTCCAGAAAATGGGGTGGAGTGGAAAAGGCCTCGGGAAGGATGAGCAAGGTACGTGCTTGCTGTGTGTGAAATGTAGTTTTTCAGCTTTTCTTTGTCCTTAATGTTCAGACTATTATTCTGTTGAATCGTCCGTATCTGGAGTTCCACTAGGGTGTGGTGTTTTGCAGTAATTTTCCGAGTCATTTTTATCTGGGGTTGCAGATCCAATTTTGGGAGTGAAAAAGTTAAATTCTCTGAACTCAACATTGGACCTTGGAATTGTTATGTCGTTTTTAAGTcacaaacattttttattgtaaACTTGAGTTCTAACCTGAGAGTGGGGAACAGGGATCACAAGATATTGCTCTTTCTCTGCTGCTTTTTGGCAATGCTTTTTTAATGTGTATGGCATGTTTGTTGGTGTCATATGCAGGAATAACTGAACCGATTAAGTCAGGAATGAGAGACCCAAAATTAGGCATTGGAAAGCAAGAAGAGGATGATTATTATACTTCCGAAGAAAATATTCAGCGGAGAAAACTTGAGATTGAGATTGAGGAAACTGAGGAGCAATTGAAGAAGCGGGAGGTATGCAACTGAAATCAATGTTCTCGTAGCATTTAGATATTAGTGAGcgcttaaatttttaaattgtagATATTAGAGAAGTTGATGCATTACTTTTTGTGAACCCATACTCAATAACAGAAGGCAGCATATAGCACATGTGCATGCCTTTTGAGGGAATGATATATCATAGGGGAGCATCAACATTGGAAGATGTTGAGAATTTCCTGCAGTTTTTATTACCTGGTGGCTTCTGCCCCCTTCGTGCACCTTATGAACATCCAGGTCATAGCAGAACGTGAGCACAAAATCCAGAATGAGGTCAAAGAAATACGCAAGGTTTTCTATTGTGATCTTTGCAACAAACAATACAAATTGGCGATGGAATTTGAAGCTCATTTAAGTTCATATGACCACAACCATAGAAAGGTGAATGAGCTTTCCTCTACTGATCTGTTTTGCTTTCTCGCATCTAGAATAACGGAACTTCATCAATTTTTCCAATACCTTGCCATTTTGCAGAGATttaaagaaatgagagaaatgCATGGTGCTAGCAGTCGTGATGATCGTCAAAAAAGAGAACAGCAGCGTCAGGAGAGGGAGATGGCGAAAATGTATCCGACAATTTACTTTTGCTTCGGCCATTATTTTGAGTCAATGGATTGATAAACATTGATATCCAATTGCTATAGTAGAGGTTGTTCCTTAAATGCCAAGCAGTGCAGATGCCCGTAAACAGAAACAACAGCAGGAGGAACCTGGGTCATCTCCAATTCCAGCTCCAACAATAAGTGCTACTGCACTTGCTGATCAGGATCAGcggaaaacattaaaatttggGTTTTCTTCGAAAAGCGGAACCTCCAAGGTATGTTTCATTAGGGAAAAAAATCCTGATTTAAGATATGATTAAACTATTGTGGCTTTTAACCGGTTGGCGTGTCCTTTTTGTTGCTGTGCAGACCTCAGTCAAAAGTGCCCTGAAGAAGCCGAAAGTAGTTGCTTCAGTTTTTGGCAATGACAGCGATGAGGAATAGCATTAGTTGATGCTTAAAGCTGAGTAATTCCTTTTATTGTGGGCAAAAAGATTTTTGCTGAGGAAGGATAGCTAATTTTATTGTGCTCTTATGGTCTTTAACTTTGTATCGTGTTGGCACTTTAGGGACAAATTGTAACATGCCCGCTTACTGTATTTGCATCCAAAGAAGTTACCAATATTCACTTAATTGAAGTGCACTATTTGAGATTTGTTGAGGTCAGATGATATAGTTGGCCTTCTCCCTGTTGAAATGGTTCAATGAATTTGTGCAGAAGAACTTAATCTTAACTCTATAAACATGCATGCCATTACCAAGTTTCTGGATATCTTCAACAAAGCCTccaatttggcaaattttggaTTATGTGGTGAAAGAGGCTATCCAAAGTGCCCTGCTATTTCTGGGCTAGTCTCAAATTTAGATATTTGCTCAACATTGATCTGCTAAACATGATTGGGTGCAAATATATTTTGATTGAAACTTTTAGAATGATCGATACCGTTATCTGCATAGTTCTGAATAATGACCATTGATCATGAGTTTAGGTAATTGCCATTGAATATGAAACAAGTGCGAAAGCAAGAGTTAATCTCTCGCTATGGTACCATAAGTCGCGTTCTTTGTAATCACCAATGCTATTGACTGGGAACCGGACTTGAGGAACGTATCCCTTCTTTTTCACCAACTCCTCCAACCGACCAAGGATCTCATAGATCTCGCCTGTCATAGGGTGCGACCTATCGCGAGCGGTGAACACAAAGGTCATGTTTTTTATGTCGACCCAGCTACACCCCAAATCATTCTTTAGCCCATTAACAGACATCAGTCTTCTAACTTCATCCGCTTCCTTCAATCTTCCCTCACGCGAGTGCATGTTTGAAAGCAGCACATAGTTTGCTGGATTATCAGGTTGCAACTCAAAAAGCCTATCCGCGACTTCTCTGCCCATTTTGAGATTTCCGTGATTTGCGCAAGCACCGAGCAGAGCTCCCCATGCTGTCACGGCAACTTCGATAGACATCGGTACTATGAACTTCTCCGCTTCATCTAGCTGGCCAGTGCGACCAAGTAAATCGACCATGCAAGCATAGTGTTCGTGTCGAGGGTTTATACCAAAATCCTTACTCATGGAATTAAAATATAAGAAGCCTTCGTCAACACGCTCAGCATGGCTTCATGCCCAGAGAAGACTAACGAGGGTAATATAATCAGGTTTAGTTCCTTCCCTAGCATATCCTCGAAGAATTCGATTGCTTGATCAGCTCACCCATGCTGCTGGAATGCAGTAATCATCGCACTCCAACATACCACGGTTTGACCCTCAATCTCTTGAAACGCCCGAGTAGCGTCAGCTAAACTGCCACATTTCGCATACATCATGATCAAAGCACTTCCAATGTAGCTGTTGTTAACACATCCACTTTTTATATCAGACTATGAATCGAGGTGCCCTACTGCCCTGGCTCAATGCTGAGATAGAAGCAGCAGCATGAAGCGCAATAGAGTACGAGACCTCGCTAGGAATGACACCTTGACTTCTCATGAACAACAAAAAGTAACGGCAAGCCTCTCCAAACTTATCATTACGGACAAACCCCGTCATCAGCGCAGTCCAAGAAAACTGCATTTCGAACTCCACTAGTCTGGAATTGCCTAAGAGCATCATCTAACGACCCGCATTAACAATACATGTCCGGTGGCGAATTCTCCACGGACCATAAAATCGTCAAATTCCGCTTGACAGCCAAACCACGTACCTGCCTTCTGAATTCCCAAGCCGCAATTTACTGGCACAAGCACTCAACGCGCCCGACACAATCACTTCATGCGGCGCGATAGAATCTCGCCGAAGAACCTCCTGAACACTAAAACCGCCCGATCAGAAAACCCGTTTTGCAGAAGCCCCAAAACAATAGAACTACAGGTAACAGGGTTTCTCTCGGACATTTCGTCAAACACCTTCTCCACTGCATCCGCACGGGAGCGCTTCGCGTACATGTCGACCAAAGCACTCCCCACAAAGACGTCGCGTCCAAACCCATGTCTGATCACCAAGCAATGAACCTGTTCGCCGTGAGCCGACACCGCAGTCTCTGCACAGGCAGGCAAAACGGCAGAGAAGGTGAACTGGTTGGGGCAAACGCCGGTGGTGATGATCCGGGCGGGTATCTGGGCGACATGGCTAGCGTTCTTGGTCCGTGAGGCGGCGTTGAGTTGGGCTGGGGTAGGTCTGTGCAAGAACTTGGGGAAtacagaggaggaggaagatggaggGATTGCTGTGTTGCTTTTGCTGGGGATCAATGGGGAAGGGAGTTTCATGAGGACAGAGAACAGTCCTCAAACATCAAAGGCAACATGCTGTCTTCTTGTGTATTGAGTCACGTAAGGGAATAATCTctgtttggaaaaattatccaaaactttcgattttaacttaatttttttaataatttgcgaaaagtatgataaaatattaaataccTTAATAGCTCCACGTCATCCTACTTTGAACCATTCAACGTCATCCCAACTTTAAACCATTCAATAATTGACACCGTCGTCTCAGTTCAAAGCCACATCTCTCtcctttgtctctctcttcgAAAGCATTGGCCCACCACTGCAGTTGCTCTGAATGTACTGGCCAAAAATTACCGATTCATCGTGCCACactaatgtaaacaattttggtcaaaaataatgtcgaatttctttcttcccctctaagcaaaaaggaaaaggaaacataaaaagagaagaagagaaaataacaaaacatCCATGTCGATGTTAGCCGTACTAGGCAAATGGCCAATGTTGATTGGACCATCGAGTCAATTACTTCTATCAACATTAGCTAAAAAGAATACATCGACAAATCATGGATAGATTTgtgattaaattgattaataattaaaggtttataattaaattaataaaattgaaaagtttgaaatcgAACCGATCActgtataatagatttagattttttttttgttaatgattATCACTCTCTTTTTAGGTCATTTAATGTTCATCCAGCGTTATTATAGTTGAATGAGGACTCATTGATTGCATGCCGACTTTGTTGTTGCGATAATATTGCAGCCTTGCAGTAGActcaaagaaaattataaaacttcaataattaagacgacgacgacgatcaTGACAATGACGACAATGACGACGAGATACGTTGTGTCGCTCATAATGGTGATCTAACTCACCAATTAGGATATACAAATTATTGGTAATCAGACATTTCATTTCATGTCTTCACGTGCACTATTAAAACCACATACCTATAATTACACTCTGTAAACATTACAAAAGCATGAGTACAGTCAAACCATCTCATGATTTTAAATTTGTCTTAATTAGGGATGACATGGTAGAATAATCTCTACAATCCTCAACCAAACAAGGTGCTGAACAAGATTTCAAGCACATGATTCTGGACACGAGAGGCTTGCTCAGCAGCTTCAGCAAAACGCAGCTGGAGATTGCCAGAATCAGACACTGTGTGGTAGACCTCGATAAATATGTCGCCGAGAATCCTGCACCGAGAACCAATGTGAGGCGAGGAATGAAAATGTTTGGGTGAAGACCCTTTGAAGCAAATTATAGGCCATATATGGGAATAAATAGAGATGGACATGCCACAGAGGACCTCAAGGAGGCAGCACTTCCAAAGCCATGAAGCCCGTGATGCCAATCACAGTAATTCcatccccaattttcaaaacataCTGAAAATGAGAAACGGTGACAACAACAGGAATTTCATCAAATGCTCCATCACGCTGAGATAGTTCATCACACGGTACCAGACAAGAGACAACTGAAAATGAGTGGAATTCGCCATTTTGCAAACTATAACCTGCTCGGGGTGAGTGTGAAAGGTTTCTCCCCTACAGTGAGTGTCCAGTTTGGCATGTTTGCGTCGTTATTGTAGTCATCTACTGATTCACCCATCAAATACAGTATGCTTTCACAGAGCTGTAAGAAGGCTAGGAGTCAGAAGATTGAAAATCTAGTATCAATATGCTCGCATCACATCTATTGTTATCTTCTGTTTTAGCTGATTCTGGACCCATAGGAGAGTCAGCTCACAGGCAGTGCAAACAACATCCTCACCTGACAGTCCATATTATAAATTTACAGTGCATGTTAGATCTCTAGTACTCCTCTTAATAATCTTGCAAGCAGGCCAAAGAGAAGTCATCACCTGAGTTTTCGTTTTCCTTCTCAACCACTGTTTTGACTCCCATGCtgcaaattaagtaaaaaaaaaaaagtcacataaATGGCGTACTGCATACATTGTTTTCTAGCCACGTGTCAAGGCATTTTCAATGTCAGTTGGACAAAGGTCCATATAGCAGTGTATGATGGCAATTAAATCTGCAGAATTTGTGTTTCCAATAAGACTAATGCTTGCTTATTGTTTGTGTAATAGGCATTCCTACTCCTTAACGGTGAACCGGAAACATTGAAGTGAACCAGTCATTCAACAATTATAACGCAAGGACTTCTTACCTCGCATACTGGCTCCCATTGAAAACACATAAATCAATCTGGGAACAAACTTTGTTGGGTTTCACCTGTGAACCATGATGATACATTCTATTAAGTATTCTGAATGAATGAATGCAAGTGGTGAACTTGTAATGGTCAGTGACATACAACGGCAATCAAGATATCTCATATTAAATCTCCATATCGAGACATAAATTCCTTGCACTCAGTGCTCACAACTCCTTCGGCCCCAATAGCATGGTCGATTTCAGCAACAACTGACTGGTAAACATTCTCAACAGGTGAACTtaagaattaaagaaagaaggaaaaaaaaaaagaaataggaataCAATAGTGGCTGGTGAGTAATCACAGGACAGATGTAACAGGCATAAAAAATTTAGTCGGCATCGATTAGTCCAAAGGGTGAACACATATTGTTGGACCAGCAAGCAAAGAAGTTCCTGGACCGACAATAGCTGCACAACCACCCTGGCATATGCCTGAAAATAAGTTGACATCATCCTCAACAACCATGTGACTGATgggaaatttgaaggcacaaaTGTACCAGGCATTTCTAGAGTTCAAAAAGTgttggaaatatatatatatatatatattttttttgacaaaaggAACTGATAGAGAAgatcattaaaaaggaaaatgtgaagCAACTAAAACTAAAATAGACAACATAGACTACTGGTACGTGTACAGCTTCTTTATTAAGTATGAGCCTTTTCCAGTTAtaacagaaaaagaaagtgatgtCATAATCAGCTTACTGAAGTAGCTAGAAGCTAATATCTAATGATATTattgtctttaaaaaaataatctgtAATTAGACACATAATTAAGCTTTAAGACCTACCcaaagtaaatagaaaaaaagacaGATTACCTCTTGATGGGCTGCCAATAAAAAGATCGCTTATATAGAACCGAAAGGACAACAAATTTAAAGTCAACACCTTTTCTAGATAGAGGGATGAATGTACAAAGAATGAATCATTATTTATTTCTGACCTACCAGTAAATTTTTGTGTAACTGGAAAACCTACATGCTTCCTCTTGAAGTGTCTTTTGTCGACCCCATCAAACACAATCTTGCCTCCCACTTTTTCATTCGGCTCACGGTGTAACCGGAAGTAGAATATTTGTCGTCCACCCTACCTTGCTGCATCATATTGTACCTGTGGTTTCTAAAATCAACAGCCATAGACAATATAGATAGACCaaaagaatgatgaaaaataGGTTTCATGCTCCAACTAAAGCAGGATGACTCCATGATCCCTGTAAAACCGATGGCTAAAGCTATGGGACAATACCAGACGGGTGACATTCGCAACAGAGACCTCTTGGAAGCGAAGCCTGAGGAGTCCTTCTCCTcgaactttaaaaaaatgcaagactTCCCTCTCGTGTGGCCTCAAAGAAAACCTGCAAGTCAAACATGTGCCCAGGAAGGTTCACAGTGCTCTTCAAGAACtagatttctttctttgtctgtgtgtgtgcgcgtgtggttgagtgagagagagagcccaCTTGGTCTTTTACAATGAAATCACCAGCTTCAACAATATCCTGACTTGCAAAACCAGAAACCGATCCAGATCCATAGCTTATGTCACTAGAAGTGCGAAAGCAGAAGCTAATCCCATGCTATGATGCCGCAAGTTACACTCTTTGTGCTCTCTGTTGCTATTTACAGTGAACTGGACTCGAGGAAGAAATGCTTATTCAACCTAACTGTATTCTGTTATCCCAGCGAGTGTTGAACCAGGTATTTGCTCAAATTGGATATGGTAAATGTTACACGTGACACAACAGAATATGTTGGTTGAAATTTCTTGGAATGATTAATCATGTGATTTGCATAATTTTGAATGACCATTGATTGTTAAAATCACTGAAGATAGCAGCCCTTCATAACAGCTGATTTTGCATCTATGCACAAATCAGCAGTAAATCTGTGTTTCACCAAAAAATGGACTTGAGTAGGAGGGAAGTTGATAGtttaaaatgcaatcaaatgaGATGAGCAGAAAACTCAAATTCAATTCGATGTAACGTGTTTGGTAGCAAGAATAGCTGTATGAGCTTTGAAGAGGTTCAAGAGGAAACACATGTctaggaaaggaagaagaaactcACAAGCCAATTTCTATTCCTGCAAACCTCAGAAGTCAGATGTTTTGAGGATAAGAATGTCAAGACATCAAACAATCATACTTAAAGAGCACCTAAAGAATGCTATCAGCTGTCAAGTCACCAGTAATCCCCGCATGTACATTGACCCTCAGTAAATCGATGAAACCGATTGACATCCCTGAcaacaatttctcttttgtaaatATCAGAAGCGAATTTCATCACCGTGTGACAGTCGCCACAAGTTCTCAGGTTTTTCTTTATCCTAACAGGAGCTCCATTTGGGAGTGTAAGCAGTGCGAAAGCAAGAGCCAATCTCTCGCTGTGATGCCATAAGTTACGCTCTTTGTACTCTCCAATGCTATTTACTGCAAACTGGACTTGAGGAACGTatcctttctttttcaccaaCTCCTCCAACTGACCAAGCATCTCATAAATCTTGCACGTCATAGCATGCGACCTATCATGTGAGGTGAACACAAAGGTCGTGTTTTTTATATCAACCCAGCTACACCCTGGTTCCTTCTTTAGCCCGTTGACAGACATCAGTCTTCTAACTTCATCTGCTTCCTTCAATCTTCCCTCACGTGAGTACATGTTTGAAAGCAGCACATAGTTTCCTGGATTATCAGGTTGCAACTCAAATAGCCTATCTGCGGCTTCTCTGCCCAAATCAAGATTTCTATGATTTGAGCAAGCTCCAAGCAAAGCTCCCCACACTGTTGAGTCAGCTTTGATAGGCATCGATTCTATTAACTTCTTTGCTTCGTCTAGCCGGCCAGCACGACCAAGTAAGTCAACCATGCAAGCATAGTGTTCATGTCCAGGGTTTATACCATAAATCTTagtcatcaaattaaaatacaaGTAACCTTTGTCAATGCGCCCAGCGTGGCTGCATGCCGAGAGAAGACTAACAAGGGTAATATAATCAGGTTTAGTTCCTTCTGCTAGCATATCCTCAAACATTTTGACTGCTTGATCAGCACACCCATGTTGCTGGAATGCAGTGATCATAGCACTCCAACATACCACAGTTCGGCCCTCAATCTCTTCAAATGCCCGAGTAGCGTCAGCTAAACTGCCACATTTTGCGTACATCATAATTAGAGCACTTCCAATGCAGGTGCTGCTCACAAATCCACTTTTTAATATCTGATTATGAATTGAGGTGCCCTGGCTCAATGCTGAGATAGAAGCAGTAGCATGAAGTGCAGTAGAGAATGAAACCTCGTCGGGAATTACATCTTCACTTCTCATGAACGACAAATAACGACAAGCCTCTTCAAACTTATCATTATGGACAAACCCCATCATCATCACATTCCATGTGACAACATCTCGAACTCCACTAGTCCGGAATTGCCTAAGAGCATCATCTAAGGACCCACATTTACAGTACATGTCCAAAAGCGAATTCTTCACATATGATGAAATCATTAAATTCCGCTTAACAACCAAACCATGTACCTGCCTTCCGAATTCTGAGCCGCCATTATTGCCACAAGCACTCAATGCGCTCGAGAAAGTCACTTCATCTGGCGCAACAGCATCTCGCTTAAGAACCTCCCTGAAAACTAAAACCGCCCGATCAAAAAACTTGTTTTGCAAGAGCCCCACGACCATAGAATTCCAGGTAACAAGGTTTCTCTcgggcatttcgtcaaacatCTTCTGTGCTGCATCCATACGGGAACATTTTGCATACATGTCGACCAAAGCACTTCCCACAAAGATGTCACATCCAAACCCATGTTTAATCACCAAGCAATGAATCTGTTCGCCGTGAGACAACACCATGGTCTCTGCACAGGCAGGTAAAACAGCAGAGAAGGTGAAATGGTTTGGGTAAATTCCAGTTCTCCTCATCTGGTTAAACAGGGCCAGTGCCTTGAAGGGCTTGTTGGCATGGGACTGTTGGGTGAGGAGGGAAGTCCAGGTGACCACATTCTTGGACCCATCACTGGCTTGTGAGAACAACGCCACGCTCTGGTCAACGTGGCCACACTTGGCATACAAGCTGAGGAGCCTGTTGAGGAGGGAAGGGATGGAAATGCAGCCGTTGGTGGTGATCTGGGCGTGTATCTGGGTGACATGTCTGATGTTCCTGGTCTGTGAAGCGGTGTTGAGGAGGTCATTGAGTTGAGTTGGAGTGGGTGGTGATGGGGCTTTGTGGTGTGGGGCGTGCAAGAACTTGGGTAACACAGTGGATGATGAATGGATTGCTATGTGGCTTTTGCTGGGAATCAATGGGGAAGGAACTTTCATAATCCTAGGACAAAGAGCAGTACTTCTACATCAAAGGATACATGCTGTCTTCTTATATTGATGAATGCTAAGATCTATCTTATataactcattgtccatatgGCAGCATTATTGTTTTTGTAAGGACTCATTGTTCACATGACGACTTCATTGTTGGGATGCTATTTGGTAGTCTTGCAATAAACTTGAAGAAAATTATAAGAATTCAATAATCAAGATAATACAAAAAAGTGATAAttatttgtttgaatttttattttgaacaatAAATGTATCGATTGATTCTCTCCCATTTGATTGGACTGTTGGAtgggaaaagtgcaaaaagttctaaataaaaatttattttgaaaacaagtcctaaacatttttatatcgTTTaagttttttcaaaatttcaatttccgaAATAGAATTATGTTTAGCACtatgctcaaaatttctactccaaatcattttttttaatttttaaatattttttactttttttttttttttctattttatcctttttttcttttttttcttttcctcttcttcctcccggcCTTGGGACCTCGATGGCCATGACTAGAGGTGATGGCGGCCAAGTCGAGGTCGACCGTTGTCCACCCTCAGTGAGCCATGAGGCCGCCCTTGAGGCATGGGTGGCGAGGAAGCCTTGCCCATGGCGAGGCCCACCTCGCCGGGACGGGGGTGGAGGCGATTGCAGTGAGTGGTGGTCGCGACAAGGCAACGACGGCGGTCCTTCGTCCTCCACATCTGACCACTTTCTCTCCCTAGGTTGGCAACAAATGAAGAAGGCTGGaataaagaagaacaagaggaaaaagaaaagaaagaaaaagatcaaaattcaaaaattgattttagaattgttcccaagaacaaagaatcaattattttttacttttcaatccAACCAAATTTgatccgagaacaaaaattttaccaaatagatttatgttctAAAAATGTTTGAACTAAATTGTCCAAATAGGCCCAAAATGTATCTATTGATTCTCTCGCATTTGATTGGACAATTGGACCATAGATGCAATGATTTACTTCACACATGAGCTTTCTAGTTCAAGCGTACGATGGTCTGGTTGcaccgaagaaaaga
The nucleotide sequence above comes from Eucalyptus grandis isolate ANBG69807.140 chromosome 2, ASM1654582v1, whole genome shotgun sequence. Encoded proteins:
- the LOC104431535 gene encoding G patch domain-containing protein 8 isoform X2; this encodes MNYRWRNSSAQDAGPDEGEKDAVDYDFREDFRLPINHRPTENVDLDDVEQASLDTHLSSSNIGFRLLQKMGWSGKGLGKDEQGITEPIKSGMRDPKLGIGKQEEDDYYTSEENIQRRKLEIEIEETEEQLKKREVIAEREHKIQNEVKEIRKVFYCDLCNKQYKLAMEFEAHLSSYDHNHRKRFKEMREMHGASSRDDRQKREQQRQEREMAKIADARKQKQQQEEPGSSPIPAPTISATALADQDQRKTLKFGFSSKSGTSKTSVKSALKKPKVVASVFGNDSDEE
- the LOC104431535 gene encoding G patch domain-containing protein 8 isoform X1 — its product is MNYRWRNSSAQDAGPDEGEKDAVDYDFREDFRLPINHRPTENVDLDDVEQASLDTHLSSSNIGFRLLQKMGWSGKGLGKDEQGITEPIKSGMRDPKLGIGKQEEDDYYTSEENIQRRKLEIEIEETEEQLKKREVIAEREHKIQNEVKEIRKVFYCDLCNKQYKLAMEFEAHLSSYDHNHRKRFKEMREMHGASSRDDRQKREQQRQEREMAKISADARKQKQQQEEPGSSPIPAPTISATALADQDQRKTLKFGFSSKSGTSKTSVKSALKKPKVVASVFGNDSDEE
- the LOC104431524 gene encoding pentatricopeptide repeat-containing protein At1g20230, yielding MTGFVRNDKFGEACRYFLLFMRSQGVIPSEVSYIGSALIMMYAKCGSLADATRAFQEIEGQTVVCWSAMITAFQQHGHAERVDEGFLYFNSMSKDFGINPRHEHYACMVDLLGRTGQLDEAEKFIVPMSIEVAVTAWGALLGACANHGNLKMGREVADRLFELQPDNPANYVLLSNMHSREGRLKEADEVRRLMSVNGLKNDLGCSWVDIKNMTFVFTARDRSHPMTGEIYEILGRLEELVKKKGYVPQVRFPVNSIGDYKERDLWYHSERLTLAFALVSYSMAIT
- the LOC120290608 gene encoding putative pentatricopeptide repeat-containing protein At3g13770, mitochondrial; its protein translation is MKLPSPLIPSKSNTAIPPSSSSSVFPKFLHRPTPAQLNAASRTKNASHVAQIPARIITTGVCPNQFTFSAVLPACAETAVSAHGEQVHCLVIRHGFGRDVFVGSALVDMYAKRSRADAVEKVFDEMSERNPVTCSSIVLGLLQNGFSDRAVLVFRRFFGEILSRRMK
- the LOC120290187 gene encoding cyprosin-like, with product MGASMRAWESKQWLRRKTKTQLCESILYLMGESVDDYNNDANMPNWTLTVGEKPFTLTPSRILGDIFIEVYHTVSDSGNLQLRFAEAAEQASRVQNHVLEILFSTLFG
- the LOC104431508 gene encoding putative pentatricopeptide repeat-containing protein At5g52630, whose translation is MKVPSPLIPSKSHIAIHSSSTVLPKFLHAPHHKAPSPPTPTQLNDLLNTASQTRNIRHVTQIHAQITTNGCISIPSLLNRLLSLYAKCGHVDQSVALFSQASDGSKNVVTWTSLLTQQSHANKPFKALALFNQMRRTGIYPNHFTFSAVLPACAETMVLSHGEQIHCLVIKHGFGCDIFVGSALVDMYAKCSRMDAAQKMFDEMPERNLVTWNSMVVGLLQNKFFDRAVLVFREVLKRDAVAPDEVTFSSALSACGNNGGSEFGRQVHGLVVKRNLMISSYVKNSLLDMYCKCGSLDDALRQFRTSGVRDVVTWNVMMMGFVHNDKFEEACRYLSFMRSEDVIPDEVSFSTALHATASISALSQGTSIHNQILKSGFVSSTCIGSALIMMYAKCGSLADATRAFEEIEGRTVVCWSAMITAFQQHGCADQAVKMFEDMLAEGTKPDYITLVSLLSACSHAGRIDKGYLYFNLMTKIYGINPGHEHYACMVDLLGRAGRLDEAKKLIESMPIKADSTVWGALLGACSNHRNLDLGREAADRLFELQPDNPGNYVLLSNMYSREGRLKEADEVRRLMSVNGLKKEPGCSWVDIKNTTFVFTSHDRSHAMTCKIYEMLGQLEELVKKKGYVPQVQFAVNSIGEYKERNLWHHSERLALAFALLTLPNGAPVRIKKNLRTCGDCHTVMKFASDIYKREIVVRDVNRFHRFTEGQCTCGDYW